A stretch of DNA from Campylobacter concisus:
CGTTAAACATTATAAAATACAGAAAAGCCCATAAATTTAAAAGCATCGATGAACTTGAAAAAGTCCAAGGTATTGGCTTTAACGATATGCAAAAAGTTAAAGAAAAACTTAGCATAAAAGAGAACGCAAAAGTCAAAAAAGCTGAAGCAAAAAACTCCAAAGGCAAGAAAAAATAATCTTATTTTTTATTTGAAATTTCTAGCCATTTACATTTGAGTCCTATTATTATGGCTTTTTATAAAATAATCCACTCTTTTTTCTATACTCTTTTTCTTATATTTGCAATTATTTTTATCTTATTTTTAGAGAACATTCGAATTTAAGAACCGCATTGCTCCCATACTATCCCATCTACTCAGCTATAAAACTAGCAAAATCGATCACACAAAAACCACTACCTTTTACCTATGTAGCAGATGATGCGGTACTAACTAATGGTAAAAAGAAAATTTTAGTTTTGATAGTTGGCGAGACGCAAAGAAGCAGAAACTACTCACTAAATGGCTACGCCAAAAACGATACGAATAAATTTACTAAACAAAAAGGTGTGGTAAGTTTTACAAATTTCTACTCATGTGGAACAGCCACAGAGACTAGTGTACCTTGCCTATTTTCAAACTTAAAGCGAGAAAATTTTAGCAACCGCGAAGCAAAAGCTCGTGAAAATTTAGTTGATATCATCAATAAGCTTGGTATAAAAACATACTTTTTTGACAACAATAGTGGCGGTTGCGAAAAAAATAGAAGTAGTGGTTTGCGACAATCTTGATCAAAACCATACTTCAGATCATCGAGTAGAAGGTTTTGACGAAGTGATATTTAATGAGGCCAAAAAGGTCATCAAAGATGCAAATTCCACCACCTTTATCGTGCTACATCTTCAAGGCTCGCATGGCCCTATCTACTACAAAGGCTACCCAAGCAAATTTAAAGAATTTACCCCAACATGCGACACCGCCGAGCTAAATAAATGCACACCAGATGAGATAGCAAATACCTACGACAACACTATTTTATATGAGGACTATCTACAAAGTGAGCTGATAAACGCCCTTGAAGCAAGA
This window harbors:
- a CDS encoding ComEA family DNA-binding protein; amino-acid sequence: MRIKILLCLVVASIAYGANLNTASKNELMGLGLSKGQALNIIKYRKAHKFKSIDELEKVQGIGFNDMQKVKEKLSIKENAKVKKAEAKNSKGKKK
- a CDS encoding sulfatase-like hydrolase/transferase; this translates as MLPYYPIYSAIKLAKSITQKPLPFTYVADDAVLTNGKKKILVLIVGETQRSRNYSLNGYAKNDTNKFTKQKGVVSFTNFYSCGTATETSVPCLFSNLKRENFSNREAKARENLVDIINKLGIKTYFFDNNSGGCEKNRSSGLRQS
- a CDS encoding phosphoethanolamine transferase, which translates into the protein MTTIVAVAKKIEVVVCDNLDQNHTSDHRVEGFDEVIFNEAKKVIKDANSTTFIVLHLQGSHGPIYYKGYPSKFKEFTPTCDTAELNKCTPDEIANTYDNTILYEDYLQSELINALEARKDEFEVTMFFFSDHGESLGENGIYLHGLPYSIAPDEQKHIPAIVFSSDSELLKRLKTRRDEGLSHDFIFSSILGYFGIKTKVYEPEFDIFRK